In Rhizobium jaguaris, a single window of DNA contains:
- a CDS encoding ABC transporter substrate-binding protein: MTDLQTIRIIAFPGAPNLPTFAAVEKGFFAEEGLAIELTLTPNSVAQAERTAAGEFDVIFTAFDNVVAYGEGQGPAGAAVNPDYVVIMGATQLELAIVAAPDVKTYADLKGRTIALDALSTGFAFVLYEMFARAGLKPEDTTFVPVGATPQRWQSVKGGEHAATLTIEPFTSIARKAGFNVLGLSTEIFDSYQGGSVAARRSWASANPETAKAFIRAYLKGLVWTLDPQNRAEAEQILQAKMPEIQPAALQSVMASLLSPRSGLTPDARILPEGMMRVLDLRSRFGKGGKVLTDAAKYLDLSYYEAATGNR, from the coding sequence ATGACCGATCTTCAAACCATCCGCATCATCGCCTTTCCCGGCGCTCCGAACCTGCCGACCTTCGCGGCTGTCGAAAAAGGCTTCTTCGCCGAAGAGGGACTTGCGATCGAGCTTACGCTGACGCCGAACTCCGTTGCGCAAGCGGAGCGCACGGCTGCCGGCGAGTTCGACGTCATCTTCACCGCATTCGACAATGTCGTCGCCTATGGCGAGGGCCAGGGGCCGGCCGGTGCCGCCGTCAATCCGGACTACGTCGTCATCATGGGTGCAACGCAGTTGGAACTTGCGATCGTCGCAGCACCTGATGTCAAAACCTATGCCGATCTCAAGGGCCGCACGATCGCGCTCGACGCGCTCTCCACCGGCTTCGCCTTCGTTCTCTACGAGATGTTTGCGCGCGCCGGTCTCAAGCCGGAAGACACCACCTTCGTGCCCGTAGGTGCGACGCCGCAGCGCTGGCAGTCGGTCAAGGGCGGCGAGCATGCCGCGACGCTCACCATCGAGCCCTTCACCAGCATCGCGCGCAAAGCGGGTTTCAACGTGCTTGGTCTTTCGACCGAAATCTTCGATAGCTACCAGGGTGGTTCCGTCGCAGCGCGGCGGTCATGGGCGAGCGCCAATCCGGAAACGGCGAAGGCCTTCATTCGCGCTTATCTCAAGGGGCTTGTCTGGACGCTCGATCCGCAGAACCGCGCCGAGGCCGAACAGATCCTGCAGGCAAAGATGCCGGAGATCCAGCCGGCCGCCCTGCAGTCGGTCATGGCAAGCCTGCTGTCGCCGCGCTCCGGCCTGACGCCGGACGCCAGGATCCTGCCCGAAGGCATGATGCGTGTCCTCGATCTGCGCTCGCGTTTCGGCAAAGGCGGCAAGGTGCTGACCGACGCGGCAAAATATCTGGACCTTTCCTATTACGAGGCCGCCACCGGCAATCGATGA
- a CDS encoding xanthine dehydrogenase family protein molybdopterin-binding subunit: MASLLQQTASTDRESPQEKISYPAVTPEMKLVQEALFRHVGKPLPRKEDRRLITGKGRFSDDFSLPGQTYAAMVRSPYPHARILGIDTSEALESPGVLAVLTGQDVLDDGIAPLPHSPVPSTKFDMKLTAPDGGKPFIGPHYLLPNDKARHVGEAVAMVIAETAAQAIDAAEKVAVDYEELPHVTGTAAAAEPGAPAVWDEVPDNIFIETKFGDWDATDAAFAKADHIVRADFHIDRVTAVTIEPRSSLGHFDVETGRYTLYAGSGGAVRQKGELSKVLGIEPKNLRVLSFDVGGNFGARNRAYVEFGLVLWGSRKVGRPVKFTATRSEAFLTDYQGRDLVTKVELALTKDGRFLAMRADNLSNVGMRCVSLSPLSKGAGLITGCYDIPHAALRARAVFTNTMCTQAYRSSGRPEVTYAIERLVEIAARELGFDPLELRRKNLIPPSAMPYTNAVGSIYDSGEYENNMDRAMEISDWNGFEARRAEAKRRGKLLGRGFANYVESSIGSPKERAEIEIKNDGTVEVVIGTQPSGQGHETSFAQVVADMIQVPVEKVWIVFGDTDIVSVGGGSHSGRSMRHAGTVMAIASADLLAEGRRRAAELFETAVESIDFEGGYFKVSGTNEAIDIFALARQTRETAGPLRVGRDNEMHTPVFPNGAAICEVEVDPETGHVQISAYSTIDDVGRCINPLIVHGQTHGGIAQGVGQAMWELCAIDPTTGQPLAGSLMDYGMPRFDNLPSFNCEIAEVISPTNPLGIKAGGEGGTTPALVTVTNAVIDALKDYGVTQVPMPLTPFTVWTAIQQASRADHAVAAAE, translated from the coding sequence ATGGCGAGCCTACTCCAGCAAACTGCGTCGACTGATCGCGAAAGCCCACAGGAAAAAATCAGCTATCCCGCGGTGACCCCGGAGATGAAGTTGGTGCAGGAGGCGCTATTCCGCCATGTCGGCAAGCCGCTCCCGCGCAAGGAGGATAGGCGCCTCATCACCGGCAAAGGCCGCTTCTCGGATGATTTCAGCCTGCCCGGGCAGACCTATGCGGCCATGGTGCGTTCGCCTTACCCGCACGCCCGCATTCTCGGCATCGATACGTCGGAAGCGTTGGAAAGCCCGGGCGTTCTGGCGGTGCTGACAGGTCAGGACGTATTGGACGACGGGATTGCGCCGCTACCGCATAGCCCCGTTCCCTCGACGAAGTTCGATATGAAGCTCACCGCGCCGGATGGCGGCAAGCCGTTCATCGGCCCACATTATCTTCTGCCGAACGACAAGGCCCGCCATGTCGGCGAGGCCGTGGCCATGGTGATCGCCGAGACGGCGGCGCAGGCCATCGACGCGGCCGAGAAGGTCGCCGTCGACTATGAAGAACTGCCGCATGTCACAGGCACTGCGGCGGCAGCCGAACCGGGCGCACCAGCTGTTTGGGACGAGGTGCCCGACAATATCTTCATCGAGACGAAGTTCGGTGACTGGGACGCGACCGATGCCGCCTTCGCCAAGGCTGATCACATCGTCCGTGCTGATTTCCACATCGACCGCGTCACGGCTGTTACTATCGAGCCGCGCTCTTCGCTTGGCCATTTCGACGTCGAGACCGGCCGCTATACGCTGTATGCCGGCAGCGGCGGCGCGGTGCGGCAGAAGGGCGAACTGTCCAAAGTATTGGGCATCGAGCCGAAAAACCTGCGCGTCCTTTCCTTCGATGTCGGCGGCAATTTCGGCGCGCGCAATCGCGCCTATGTCGAATTCGGCCTCGTGCTCTGGGGCTCGCGCAAGGTCGGCCGTCCCGTCAAGTTCACCGCGACGCGTTCGGAAGCGTTTCTGACGGATTACCAGGGCCGAGATCTCGTGACCAAGGTCGAACTGGCCTTGACCAAGGACGGCAGGTTCCTGGCCATGCGCGCCGACAATCTCAGCAATGTCGGCATGCGCTGCGTGTCGCTTTCGCCGCTGAGTAAGGGGGCGGGCCTCATCACCGGTTGCTATGATATTCCGCATGCCGCGCTGCGCGCCCGCGCCGTGTTCACCAACACCATGTGCACGCAGGCTTATCGTAGCTCCGGCCGCCCGGAAGTCACTTATGCCATCGAGCGGCTGGTAGAGATCGCCGCCCGCGAACTCGGTTTCGATCCGCTGGAACTGCGCCGCAAGAACCTGATCCCACCGTCGGCGATGCCTTATACCAATGCCGTCGGCTCGATCTACGACAGCGGCGAATACGAAAACAACATGGACCGCGCCATGGAGATATCCGACTGGAACGGCTTCGAGGCCCGGCGTGCGGAAGCGAAGCGGCGCGGCAAGCTGCTCGGCCGCGGTTTCGCCAATTACGTCGAATCCTCCATCGGCTCGCCGAAAGAACGCGCCGAGATCGAGATCAAAAACGACGGCACCGTTGAAGTCGTCATCGGCACACAGCCGAGCGGGCAGGGCCATGAGACGAGCTTCGCCCAGGTGGTCGCCGACATGATCCAGGTGCCGGTTGAGAAAGTTTGGATCGTCTTCGGTGATACCGATATCGTCAGCGTCGGCGGCGGCTCGCATTCCGGCCGCTCGATGCGCCATGCCGGCACGGTCATGGCTATCGCGTCTGCCGATCTGCTTGCCGAAGGCCGTCGCCGCGCTGCGGAACTGTTCGAGACGGCGGTCGAATCGATCGATTTCGAGGGCGGTTATTTCAAGGTCAGCGGTACCAATGAGGCGATCGACATCTTCGCCCTCGCCCGTCAGACGCGCGAGACCGCCGGACCGCTTCGCGTCGGCCGCGACAATGAGATGCATACGCCGGTTTTCCCGAATGGCGCCGCCATCTGCGAAGTGGAGGTCGATCCCGAAACCGGTCACGTGCAGATATCAGCCTATTCCACCATCGATGATGTCGGCCGATGCATCAATCCGCTGATCGTCCATGGCCAGACCCATGGCGGTATCGCGCAGGGTGTGGGCCAGGCGATGTGGGAGCTCTGCGCCATCGATCCGACAACCGGCCAGCCGCTGGCCGGCTCGCTGATGGACTATGGCATGCCCCGTTTCGACAATCTGCCGTCTTTCAACTGCGAGATTGCCGAAGTGATCTCGCCGACCAATCCGCTCGGCATCAAGGCCGGCGGCGAGGGCGGCACTACGCCGGCGCTGGTGACCGTGACCAACGCGGTCATCGACGCCTTGAAGGATTATGGTGTCACCCAGGTTCCCATGCCGCTGACACCCTTCACCGTCTGGACAGCGATCCAGCAAGCCAGCCGCGCGGATCACGCAGTGGCGGCCGCTGAGTAA
- a CDS encoding UbiD family decarboxylase → MTTKEQNAPLDLQEHIARLEARGLLTKVQVPIDKDSELHPLARWQFQGGLPDEQRRGFLFTDVHGANGEKYDIPVAVGVLAASPAIYAAGLGVEEDEIGDVWVRAMENPIDPVMVDDAPCQEVVITGDALKTEGGGLGSLPVPISTPGFDSAPYFTATLCVTRDPDNGIRNMGTYRAALKAEDRLGVRMASRLSGAGGYQHWLKYQKRGEPMPCAIVIGCAPAVLFTGPQKLPIDQDELGVAGGLTGKPIRIVRCKTIDLEVPADAEIVIEGLIDTELLEPEGPFGESHGHVALEDFNMSMQVTAITRKRKPVLVSIVSQVTPSESSVLKRVAYEPLFLNHLKKVLNVKGIKRVVMHEPLTNIRKVIFLEFDRRAPQSEIWRGLQGAATLQAQCGKIVVAVSDDIDSRNADAVFWSLAYRANMIDDVHITPYRSGGHGEGFSMRAAV, encoded by the coding sequence ATGACGACAAAAGAGCAAAATGCTCCGTTGGATCTCCAGGAGCACATTGCACGGCTGGAAGCCCGCGGGCTCCTGACGAAAGTCCAGGTTCCGATCGACAAGGACAGCGAGTTGCATCCGCTTGCCCGCTGGCAATTTCAGGGCGGCCTTCCCGACGAGCAGCGGCGCGGCTTTCTTTTCACCGACGTTCACGGCGCCAATGGCGAAAAATACGACATCCCGGTCGCCGTCGGTGTTCTCGCAGCCTCGCCGGCGATCTATGCTGCCGGCCTCGGGGTCGAGGAAGACGAGATCGGCGATGTCTGGGTTCGCGCCATGGAAAACCCGATCGATCCGGTCATGGTTGACGACGCCCCTTGCCAGGAAGTCGTCATCACCGGCGACGCCTTGAAGACGGAGGGCGGTGGCCTTGGCAGCCTGCCGGTTCCGATCTCGACACCCGGCTTCGACAGTGCACCTTATTTCACCGCAACGCTTTGTGTTACCCGCGACCCCGACAACGGCATCCGCAACATGGGAACATATCGAGCGGCGCTGAAGGCGGAAGACCGCCTAGGTGTGCGTATGGCCAGCCGTCTCAGCGGCGCCGGCGGCTACCAGCACTGGCTGAAATACCAGAAGCGCGGCGAGCCCATGCCCTGCGCCATCGTCATCGGCTGTGCGCCGGCCGTTCTCTTCACCGGCCCACAAAAACTGCCGATCGATCAGGATGAGCTCGGCGTCGCCGGCGGCCTGACCGGCAAGCCGATCCGCATCGTACGCTGCAAGACGATCGACCTCGAAGTTCCGGCCGACGCCGAGATCGTCATCGAAGGCCTGATCGACACCGAGCTCCTGGAGCCGGAAGGGCCATTCGGCGAAAGCCACGGCCATGTCGCGCTCGAGGACTTCAACATGTCGATGCAGGTGACGGCGATCACGCGCAAGCGTAAGCCCGTGCTGGTGTCGATCGTCAGCCAGGTAACCCCCAGCGAATCGAGCGTGCTGAAGCGCGTTGCCTATGAGCCCCTCTTCCTCAACCATTTGAAGAAGGTGCTGAACGTCAAAGGCATCAAGCGCGTCGTCATGCATGAGCCGCTGACCAATATCCGCAAGGTCATCTTCCTCGAATTCGACCGCAGGGCACCGCAATCGGAGATCTGGCGAGGCCTTCAGGGCGCTGCCACGCTGCAGGCCCAGTGCGGCAAGATCGTCGTCGCGGTTTCAGACGACATTGATTCGCGCAATGCCGACGCCGTGTTCTGGTCGCTGGCTTATCGTGCCAACATGATCGACGACGTGCACATCACGCCCTACCGCTCCGGCGGCCATGGTGAAGGTTTTTCGATGCGGGCCGCGGTGTGA
- a CDS encoding IS91 family transposase — MIRPKLEIADIFRAYGPAWRRANAGHVSLTQLKVMAAIEACRTEALGGHVAACAKCGHHHIAYNSCKNRHCPKCQGPAARDWMAARAEDLLPVEYFHVVFTIPAEIAQIAYWNKKTVYDLLFRASAETLTTIAADPRHLGANIGMTSVLHTWGSALTHHPHVHIVVPGGGLSPDGTRWIGCRPGFLLPIKVLSRLFRRLFLEGLMALSQSGVLCFFGDLARLAEADAFAAWLAPFRKSDWVVYTKPPFGGPEAVLAYLSRYTHRVAISNSRLISANAEAVTFRWKDYRIKTGDRHKVMRLATDEFIRRFLIHVLPDGFHRIRHYGLLAGAGRKANVAKIRKLLGTEAPSQDDTPSAESIPLTLRQPCPDCGGPMRIVEIFRRGQRPKSRAPPRKDAA; from the coding sequence GTGATCCGGCCAAAACTGGAGATCGCCGACATCTTCCGTGCCTATGGCCCGGCGTGGCGGCGGGCCAATGCCGGGCATGTTAGCCTGACCCAGCTCAAGGTCATGGCGGCGATCGAGGCCTGCCGAACCGAGGCGCTCGGCGGGCATGTGGCAGCCTGTGCCAAATGCGGCCACCATCACATCGCCTACAATTCCTGCAAGAATCGGCACTGCCCGAAGTGCCAGGGACCCGCGGCGCGGGACTGGATGGCCGCCCGTGCCGAAGACCTGCTGCCGGTCGAGTATTTCCATGTTGTCTTCACCATCCCCGCCGAGATCGCGCAGATCGCCTATTGGAATAAGAAGACGGTCTATGATCTTCTATTCCGGGCATCGGCGGAGACGTTGACCACCATCGCCGCCGATCCCCGGCACCTTGGCGCAAACATCGGCATGACCAGCGTGCTGCACACCTGGGGGTCGGCGCTGACCCATCACCCGCATGTGCACATCGTCGTGCCCGGCGGTGGACTGTCGCCGGATGGCACGCGCTGGATTGGCTGTCGCCCGGGGTTCCTTCTGCCCATAAAGGTTCTGTCTCGTCTGTTTCGGCGGCTGTTTCTCGAAGGACTGATGGCACTCAGTCAATCCGGGGTGCTCTGCTTCTTCGGCGATCTAGCCCGGCTTGCAGAGGCGGATGCCTTCGCTGCCTGGCTTGCCCCCTTCCGCAAATCCGACTGGGTCGTCTACACCAAGCCCCCATTCGGCGGCCCCGAGGCCGTGCTGGCCTATCTCAGCCGCTACACGCACCGCGTGGCGATCTCGAACAGCCGCCTGATCAGCGCGAATGCCGAGGCGGTCACCTTCCGCTGGAAGGACTACCGCATCAAGACCGGTGACCGTCACAAGGTCATGCGGCTGGCCACCGACGAGTTCATCCGCCGCTTCCTAATCCACGTGCTGCCCGACGGATTCCACCGCATCCGCCACTACGGCCTGCTGGCCGGAGCAGGCCGCAAGGCCAATGTCGCAAAGATAAGGAAACTGCTCGGGACGGAAGCGCCATCACAGGACGACACGCCAAGCGCCGAGAGCATCCCGCTCACCCTGAGGCAGCCATGCCCAGATTGCGGCGGCCCGATGCGCATCGTCGAGATATTCCGCCGTGGCCAGCGACCCAAATCCCGTGCGCCACCCCGAAAGGACGCCGCATGA
- a CDS encoding tyrosine-type recombinase/integrase, which yields MTEEKTTPLRERMIEDMRIRGMGDKVRQAHIRAIKDFAGFLKRSPDTATPDDLRAYQLHMTNAGVTPPTFNARIVALRFFFGITCDREEMKRHMQFRRQPQKLPVVLSVEEVSDLLVAAQGPGLKYRAALSISYGAGLRASEVCNLKISDIDSDRMLIHVEQGKGQKDRKVMLSPLLLELLRDYWRESRPQGWLFPGKPKINPISPRQLNRAFTAAKKLAGIAKPATLHTLRHSFATHLLEANTDVRVIQVLLGHAKLTTTARYMHVATKTIRDTISPFETLKKLQDQTLRRELE from the coding sequence ATGACGGAGGAGAAGACGACCCCGCTGCGCGAACGGATGATCGAAGACATGCGCATCCGCGGGATGGGCGACAAAGTCCGGCAAGCCCATATTCGGGCGATCAAGGATTTCGCCGGGTTTCTGAAGCGATCTCCGGATACCGCGACACCCGACGACCTGCGCGCCTACCAATTGCACATGACCAATGCGGGCGTCACGCCGCCGACCTTCAACGCCCGCATCGTCGCGCTGAGGTTCTTTTTCGGCATCACCTGCGACCGCGAAGAGATGAAGCGGCATATGCAGTTCCGTCGGCAACCGCAGAAGTTGCCCGTTGTCTTGAGCGTTGAGGAGGTTTCCGACCTGCTTGTGGCGGCCCAGGGGCCGGGCCTGAAGTATCGAGCGGCGCTCAGCATCTCCTATGGCGCCGGACTGCGGGCCTCCGAAGTCTGCAACCTCAAGATCAGCGACATCGACAGCGATCGGATGCTGATCCATGTCGAACAGGGCAAGGGACAGAAGGACCGCAAGGTGATGCTGTCGCCCCTGCTGCTGGAACTCTTGCGCGACTATTGGCGCGAGTCACGGCCGCAGGGCTGGCTTTTTCCTGGCAAACCGAAGATCAACCCGATCTCGCCGCGGCAGCTCAACCGCGCCTTCACCGCCGCCAAAAAACTGGCCGGGATCGCCAAGCCAGCGACGCTGCACACCCTGCGGCACAGTTTTGCCACCCACCTGCTGGAAGCGAACACGGATGTGCGGGTGATCCAGGTCCTTCTGGGACACGCCAAGCTGACGACCACCGCCCGTTATATGCATGTCGCCACGAAGACGATCCGCGACACGATCAGCCCGTTCGAGACCCTGAAGAAGCTGCAGGACCAAACGCTCCGACGCGAACTGGAGTAG
- a CDS encoding GntR family transcriptional regulator — translation MNTTEREPFEPLKQESAPLRNKIIQSLRRAIETGFLEPGTRLVEKDLCQQLNVSRTSLREALRQLQAEGILTDLNGRGLAVVTVTPADAENIYRIRGVLEPLIIEQFIENAPDAEVTALKAQSEKLTAAYRTGSAEEIVATKRDFYDLICTGARNPIAFDLLKKLTLLTSPLRRRSVVRPERRKQSITEIQRIVSAISARDKSAAHAAAETHVANSARSALHASDS, via the coding sequence ATGAACACAACAGAACGCGAGCCTTTTGAGCCATTGAAACAAGAATCCGCTCCGCTGCGGAACAAAATCATCCAATCGCTGCGGCGGGCGATCGAGACCGGCTTTCTCGAGCCAGGGACGCGGCTGGTCGAAAAGGATCTGTGCCAGCAATTGAACGTTTCCCGCACGTCGCTGCGCGAGGCACTGCGCCAGTTGCAGGCCGAAGGCATCCTGACCGACCTCAACGGTCGCGGGCTCGCCGTCGTCACAGTGACGCCTGCGGATGCGGAAAACATCTACCGCATCCGCGGTGTGCTGGAACCGCTGATCATCGAGCAGTTCATCGAGAACGCACCCGATGCGGAAGTGACCGCGCTGAAGGCACAGAGCGAAAAACTCACGGCGGCCTACCGGACTGGCAGCGCCGAGGAAATCGTCGCCACCAAGCGGGATTTCTACGACCTCATATGCACCGGCGCCCGCAATCCGATCGCCTTCGATCTCTTGAAGAAGCTGACGCTTCTCACCTCGCCGCTCCGCCGGCGCTCGGTCGTGCGGCCGGAACGGCGAAAGCAAAGCATCACGGAGATCCAGCGCATCGTCAGCGCCATCAGCGCACGCGACAAAAGTGCGGCGCATGCGGCCGCGGAAACCCATGTCGCCAATTCCGCTCGCTCCGCACTGCACGCAAGCGACAGCTAG
- a CDS encoding UbiX family flavin prenyltransferase: protein MRRIIIAITGASGVIYGVRALQLLQDISDVETHAIISPSALKTAAEEVDMSADEIRGLADKLHNYRDIGAAVSSGSFRTAGMLVAPCSIKTLSGIANSYNDELIVRAADVCLKERRRVVLLLRETPLHAGHIALMDQATRNGAIIMPPVPAFYSRPQTIDDIVNQTVGRALDLFDIHLPIVKRWKEDQDI, encoded by the coding sequence ATGCGACGCATCATCATAGCCATCACCGGAGCTTCCGGCGTCATCTACGGCGTGCGTGCGCTTCAACTGCTGCAGGACATCTCCGACGTCGAAACACACGCGATCATCTCGCCTTCCGCGCTGAAAACGGCAGCGGAAGAAGTGGACATGAGCGCGGACGAGATTCGTGGTCTTGCCGACAAGCTCCATAATTATCGGGACATCGGCGCCGCCGTTTCTTCCGGCTCTTTCCGCACAGCCGGCATGCTCGTCGCTCCCTGTTCGATCAAGACGCTGAGCGGCATTGCCAATTCCTACAATGACGAACTGATCGTCCGCGCGGCGGATGTCTGCCTCAAGGAGCGCCGGCGCGTGGTGCTGCTGCTGCGTGAAACACCGTTGCATGCCGGTCACATTGCCCTGATGGATCAGGCGACGCGCAACGGCGCCATCATCATGCCGCCAGTGCCGGCCTTCTACAGCAGGCCGCAAACGATAGACGACATTGTCAACCAGACCGTCGGCCGCGCCCTTGATCTCTTCGACATCCATCTGCCGATCGTCAAGCGCTGGAAGGAAGATCAGGATATCTGA
- a CDS encoding TIGR02444 family protein — protein sequence MPGPDLWNFSVSLYEATGVSDACLSLQDESDLDVPVLLFAAWLGTRSVPLPADDLERIAKSVDAWREEVVVPLRTLRKRLKTGPAPAPCKRTEALRNTIKGAELSAERIELYVLEAEGLALVKADGANPLENMAVAVRHYRGGDISERASSLIETIAKALPLQGRPPQIS from the coding sequence ATGCCTGGACCGGATCTATGGAATTTTTCCGTTTCCCTCTATGAGGCGACGGGCGTTTCGGATGCCTGCCTTTCCCTTCAGGACGAAAGCGACCTCGATGTCCCCGTGCTGCTGTTCGCGGCCTGGCTCGGGACCCGCTCCGTTCCGCTACCTGCCGACGATCTGGAGCGTATCGCCAAAAGCGTCGACGCGTGGCGTGAGGAAGTGGTGGTCCCGTTGCGAACGCTGCGCAAGCGGCTGAAAACCGGACCGGCGCCGGCGCCCTGCAAGCGGACCGAAGCTTTGCGCAACACAATCAAAGGCGCCGAGCTTTCGGCGGAGCGTATCGAGCTCTATGTGCTGGAGGCGGAGGGACTTGCGCTTGTGAAGGCCGATGGAGCCAATCCGCTCGAAAACATGGCCGTCGCCGTCCGCCATTATCGGGGTGGAGACATCAGCGAGCGTGCTTCTTCGCTCATCGAGACGATCGCCAAGGCTTTGCCGCTGCAGGGGCGGCCGCCTCAGATATCCTGA
- a CDS encoding ABC transporter permease, protein MTTTEAGRTVWKKSAGDNARWSMPSWMITTISVIIAVALWEYFGRSANPLLGTYPSAIFVAFLDMMQDGRLLQALIESSQPFAAGYVAAAIIGIPVGLLLGRYRFLESAFGIYVTAGYATPLIALVPLMILWFGLGFAVKAVIVFLLSFFPICLNTWFGVKAVPKTLIEVGTAFCAPQTQIMRGIVLPATIPYIMAGLRLGIGKAVIGIVIAEFQTAISGLGGIIITSANAFQTAEMFVPIVLIMVIAVALTALVGWLEKIVAPWQSEIAGHDAA, encoded by the coding sequence ATGACGACAACGGAAGCAGGAAGAACTGTTTGGAAAAAGTCTGCCGGTGACAACGCACGCTGGTCAATGCCGAGCTGGATGATCACGACCATATCGGTCATCATCGCGGTTGCGCTTTGGGAATATTTCGGCCGCAGCGCCAACCCGTTGCTAGGCACCTATCCGAGCGCCATTTTCGTCGCTTTTCTTGACATGATGCAGGATGGGAGGCTGCTTCAGGCCCTCATCGAAAGCAGCCAGCCTTTTGCGGCCGGCTATGTCGCCGCTGCCATCATCGGCATTCCTGTCGGGCTGCTGCTCGGGCGTTACCGCTTTCTGGAATCGGCTTTCGGCATCTATGTCACAGCCGGTTATGCGACGCCGCTGATCGCTCTCGTGCCGCTGATGATCCTGTGGTTCGGTCTTGGCTTCGCGGTCAAGGCCGTCATCGTTTTTCTGCTGTCCTTCTTTCCGATCTGTCTCAATACCTGGTTCGGTGTGAAGGCCGTTCCGAAGACATTGATCGAGGTCGGCACGGCTTTTTGCGCGCCGCAGACGCAGATCATGCGTGGCATCGTTCTGCCCGCGACAATCCCCTACATCATGGCCGGTCTGCGCCTCGGCATCGGCAAGGCCGTCATCGGCATCGTCATCGCCGAGTTCCAGACGGCGATTTCCGGGCTTGGCGGGATCATCATCACCTCGGCGAATGCTTTTCAGACTGCGGAGATGTTCGTGCCGATCGTGCTGATCATGGTTATCGCCGTGGCGCTGACGGCGCTGGTCGGGTGGCTCGAAAAGATCGTTGCGCCGTGGCAGAGCGAAATCGCCGGCCATGACGCGGCCTGA
- a CDS encoding ABC transporter ATP-binding protein, which yields MAHLEVQNIVKSFRSRSGIEFARALDGVSFDVEKGEIIALIGPSGCGKTTLLRIIMGLETATSGQVRVAGRPISGCGYDRGMVFQHAELLPWRSTLSNIGYGLEMKGVKEPELSRAAGHYLELVGLNHARTLRPHQLSGGMKQRAGIARALAIDPEVLLMDEPFGALDSQTRETLHGELLSIHAKTGKTIIIVTHDLDEAVMLADRVVVMRKGSAGQIVPVELGRDRADMRAIRTSEEYSRKRTMIWEALHDSERQAA from the coding sequence ATGGCTCATCTGGAGGTGCAGAACATCGTCAAATCATTTCGCTCACGCTCAGGCATTGAATTCGCACGCGCCCTCGACGGTGTCTCATTCGACGTCGAGAAGGGCGAGATCATCGCGTTGATCGGCCCGAGCGGCTGTGGAAAGACCACCTTGCTGCGGATCATTATGGGTCTCGAAACGGCGACGTCGGGTCAGGTGCGCGTTGCCGGCCGGCCGATCTCGGGCTGCGGCTATGATCGCGGCATGGTATTCCAGCATGCGGAACTGCTGCCTTGGCGCAGCACGCTGAGCAATATCGGCTACGGTTTGGAGATGAAGGGCGTCAAGGAGCCGGAATTGTCCCGCGCCGCCGGCCATTATCTTGAGCTCGTCGGCCTCAATCATGCCCGCACGCTGAGGCCGCATCAGCTGTCCGGCGGCATGAAGCAGCGCGCCGGCATTGCGCGGGCGCTCGCGATTGACCCCGAGGTGCTGCTGATGGACGAACCCTTCGGCGCCCTGGACTCGCAGACGCGCGAGACGCTGCATGGCGAGCTTCTGTCCATTCATGCCAAGACCGGCAAAACCATCATCATCGTTACGCATGATCTCGACGAGGCGGTTATGCTGGCCGACCGCGTCGTCGTCATGCGCAAAGGCTCGGCCGGACAGATCGTCCCGGTCGAACTCGGCCGCGATCGGGCCGACATGCGCGCCATTCGCACGTCCGAGGAATATTCGCGGAAGCGGACGATGATTTGGGAAGCCTTGCACGACAGTGAACGGCAGGCCGCCTAA